DNA from Paraburkholderia largidicola:
GTCAACAGCAGATTGCGCTCGCGTTCGTGACGGGCGCGTTTCTGATCGCCGGGCTGTATGCGTTGTACGCGGCCCAGCGGCGCCGCACGATCGCCGAAAAGCTCAAGGCGCAGGACGCGCTGCGCCTCGCCAACGACCGGCTGGAGATGACCGTCGCGCAACGCACGGCGGCGCTCGTCGAAACCAATGAACGGATGAAGCAGGAGATCGTCGAGCGCAAGCGGACCGAGCAGCGGCTGCGCGACTCGCAGCAGGAAGTCGTGCACGCGGGCAAGCTTGCCGTGCTCGGGCAGATGGCGGCGGGCCTCACGCACGAGCTGAACCAGCCGCTCGTCGCGATCCGCACGCTGTGCGACAACGCGCGCACGTTCTTCGAGCGTAATCAGCCCGAGCAGGCGGTGGCGAATCTGGAGCGCGTGGCGAAGCTCGTCGACAGCATGGCCGTGTTGACGGGCGAGTTGAAGACCTTCGCGCGCAAGCCCGATGTCGAGCGGGTGGCGGTATCGCTGAGCGAAGCCGTCGCGCACGCGCGGCTCATCTACGAAGCGCGTATCCGCGACGAAGGCGTGCAGCTCGATGTGAAGATTCCGGCGGGCACGACGGTGTGGGCCGAATCGAGCCAGTTGCAGCAGGTGATCGTCAATCTGCTGGGCAACGCGCTCGACGCCGTGCGCAACGAACCGAAGCGCGTCATCACGATAGCCGCCGCCGATCCCGACGCGCGCGAGCGTGTGCTGTTCACGATCGCGGATAGCGGCCCGGGCATCGCGCCCGATGTGCTCGCGCATCTGTTCGAGCCGTTCGTGACGACCAAGCCGCGCGGGCATGGACTCGGCCTCGGGCTCGCTATCTCGTCGCGTATCGTCGAGGGTTTCGGCGCGAAGATTTCCGCCGCGAATCTTGCAGACAGCGGCGCGGACGGCGGCGCACAATTCACTATCGAATTCGCGGCGGCAACGTCGCAGAGGGTGGTTCATGGGAGATGACATTCGCGTGCTCGTCGTCGAGGACGATGAGAACGTCCGCTTCGGCGTCGAACAGGCCGTGGCGCTGGCGGGCTTTCCCGTCAGCGCGTTCGCATCGGCGGCGCAGGCGCTGGCTGAGGTCGCGCCGGGCGCGCCGCTCGTGATCGTGTCGGACGTGCGGATGCCCGGCATCGACGGTTTGCAGTTGCTCGACAAGGTGCTGGCAATCGACTCGCAGATCCCCGTCGTGCTGATCAGCGGCCATGCCGACATCTCGACGGCCGTGAGCGCAATGCAGGTCGGCGCGTACGACTTCATCGAGAAGCCTTTTTCGTCCGACCATATCGCGGGGCGCGTCGCGCGCGCGGTCGAGAAGCGGCGCCTCACGCTCGAAGTGCAGGGCTTGCGGGCCGCGCTCGACAACTGGCAGGGCATCGAGGCGCTGGTGCTCGGCAAGTCGCCGGCCATGGCCGAAGTGCGCAAGAAGATTTTGCGGCTCGCGGACACGTCGGTGTCGGTGCTGATCACGGGCGAGACGGGTACGGGCAAGGAGTTGATCGCGCGCAGCCTGCATGATTTCGGCGGGCGGCGCGACAAGCATTTCGTCGCGCTCAATTGCGGCGGCCTGCCGGAACAGATTTTCGAAAGCGAGCTGTTCGGCCACGAAGCGGGCGCGTTCACGGGCGCGATCAAGAAACGTGTCGGCAAGATCGAATGGGCGCACGGCGGCACGCTCTTTCTCGACGAAATCGAAACGATGCCGATCGCGCTGCAGATCAAGATGCTGCGCGTGCTGCAGGAACGCACGCTGGAGCGGCTCGGCGCGAACGAGTCGATATCCGTCGATTGCCGGGTGATCGCGGCGTCCAAGGCCGATCTGACGGCGCTTGCCGCCGACGGGCGCTTTCGCTCGGACCTGCTGTACCGGCTGAACGTCGCGCAGATCGAACTGCCGCCGTTGCGCGAACGCCGGGAAGACGTGCCGCTGCTGTTCGAGCATTTCGTGCTCGCGGCTGCGCGCCGCTTCGGACAACCGGCGCCCGTCGTGTCCGCTTCGCAGGTGTCGGAACTGATGACGCACGCGTGGCCCGGCAACGTGCGCGAATTGCAGAACGTCGCGGACCGCTTCGTGCTGGGTCTGACGGGCGATAGTCTGCTGGCCGAAGGCAGCAATGCGGCAGTCAAGGGCGGCACGCTCGCCGATCAGCTTGCGTACTTCGAGCGCATGCTGATCGAAGACATGCTGCGGCGTCATCACGGCAACGTGGCGGACACGAGCGAGGCGCTCGGCATGCCGAAGAAGACGCTGTATCACAAGCTTCGCCAGTTGAAGATCGCTGCGCGTGATGCGCAGGGCGAAGAGATCGACACGTAGCGTTTGTTTTATCAGGCGCACTCCGCACTCCGCACTCAGCGCTTGAGACGCTTCATCAACACATGCGCGAACGCCTTGCCCTCCGTCGTCGATACGCGTCCGCTTCAACGAGGACGCCCGTTCAGATAAGCGAGGAATACGCACCCGGTCTTGTCGTACTGCGTCCGCGCGAAAGATGTGGCTACGCCGACCGCTCACGGTTGAAATCAGCCAGGGTTGAACGCACCTCTCGAATGCGAGCTTCGAGAGGTGACGTCCGCTGTCCAGCACAGAAGCGCCCTTCGAGACGCGATCAGATGTCGCTGTACTCGATAGTCGGTTCGCAACGAACAGGAAAGTTCACCGAGTTTGCGACGTAGCACTTCTCGTGCGCTTCGTGGTGCAGTTTCGCAGCCAGTTCGCGGTCGTCTCCCGATCGAATGACAACACGAGGACGCAAGACTACCTCCGTAAACCGGCCCCGATCGGGACTGTCGAGCATCGTGCCCTGGGCTTCGTCGAGATACGCCAGAACGCGGACGCCTGCATCTGCACACAAATGCAAATACCATAGCTGATGGCATGCGGAGACTGAAGCCAGCAACAGATCTTCCGGATTCCAGCGCGTCGCATCCCCACGGAACGCTGCGTCGGCCGAACCCGCAAGCTCTGGCTTGGCTCCGGCGCGGATAACGTGCTCGCGACCGTATTCGCGGTATCCGGAAGTGCCTGTGCCCTGATTGCCAAGCCACTGCACCGCAACGTTGTATTGATGTTCTCCGTATGCCATCGCGTAATCCATCCTTCAGTTTGCTGACTTTGAATCGGGACGAGGCACGGATGACGCCGGGCCTCGTTCACCGGGTTGTACGACGGAAGTCATTCTGGCACAGGTCATCGAAATGGTATACCATTATTCCAACTTAACCAGCCGGCACGCATGAGCGCAAATTGGACTCGACCGCAAACACCGTGGTGATATCCCTTCGAGAGATGATCGTAGGCGGACAATTGGGATCTGGAGAGCGGCTGGTCGAGCGAGATCTGGCTGACAGATTCGGCGTCAGTCGAATTCCATTGCGTGAGGCTATCCAGCAACTGGAGCGCGAAGGTCTTGTGGAAATTTTCAGGAACCGAGGCGCTGTAGTCCGGACGCTGACCGACTCGGATGTCAGCGAGATCTATGACTTGCGGACGCTACTCGAAGGAGACGCGATCTATCGCAGCGTAAAGCGGATGGATGAAGAGACGCTGGCTCGCGCGGAACTCGTCCATCGGCTGCTTGAATCCGCGACGACGAAGCTGAGACAGGGCGAACTCAATCGCGAATTCCATGAACTTCTGTATTCGCAATGCGGAAACGAGCGTCAACGCAAGGCAATCAGGGAACTGCGCGCACAAGTTGAACGCTATGAGCGCCTGCAGGACACGTTACTCGACGAGACTCCTTCGTTTCAGGTAGAGCACGAGGAGATTTTGCACGCGTGCACACAGCGAAATGCACGAGAAGCCCGCTCGCTCACGATTGCCCATCTCAATTCGGCCAGGAAGATCGTCGCGCAACTTATTGCGGACAACTGAGCGACTAATTTGCGGCTGCAAGCAGACCATTGAGGACGCCCGTCGGCAGCCTGATCCGGGTCGAACTGAGCCGTAGCGTCAGGCAAAGGTCGGCCAGTAAGAGGCATTCGACGGTCGCGATCGGATTGTCCGCACCCATCGGCAAAGTGGTGCGTCCAAACTTTAGCTCGAGCCATTGGCCGCTATTGCTGCATCAGCATCAGGTTCAGGTTCTGAACCGCTGCGCCTGATGCGCCTTTGCCGAGATTGTCGAAAACCGCCGACAGCAGGACGTGCTCATGTTCGATGTTGGAAAATACGCTCAAGCACATGTCGTTCGTGCCATTCAGCACTTGCGGATCCAGATGCTTCAAGACGCGCGATTCTTCCAGCGGCATGACACGTACGTGCGTTGCCCCGGCGTAGTGGCGCGCGAGGCATGCGTGTAACGTCGCGCCATCCACGCCGGGTGCGAGCAACCGTAACGCGAGGGGCACTGTCAGCACGATGCCCTGGCGGAACGCACCATAGGCCGGCATGAAGATGGGGCGCTGCGCGAGCCCGGCGTGCAGCTGGATCTCCGGCGCGTGCTTGTGCGCGAGTTCCAGACCATATACCTGGTACGAAGGCGCGTTGGCGGCGTCGGGCCCCTCGTATTCCTCCACGCCGGCACGCCCGCGTCCGGAGTAGCCGGACACCGCGTGGATGCTGATGGGGTAGTTGTCGGGTATGAGCCCAGCCTGCAACAGTGGATGCAGCAAGCCAATTGCACCTGTCGGATAGCACCCGGGATTGGTGACCCGGCGAGCGTTCGCAATGCGCTCAGCCTGTCCCGGCGTCATTTCCGGAAAACCGTATGTCCAGTCCGGCTGTGTGCGGTGTGCCGAACTTGCGTCGATCAACCTGACGGCAGGATTGACGATGGTTTCCACTGCCTCGCGCGCGGCAGCATCCGGCAAACAGAGAATGGCGATGTCACAAGCGTTGATGGCTTCCGTGCGACGCCGCGAATCCTTGCGTTCGTCCGCGGCAAGCGTGAGGAGTTCAAGGTCTGTGCGGTTGCGCAGCCGCTGGTGGATTTGCAACCCGGTGGTGCCCTGGTCGCCGTCGATGAAAACAACAGGAGAACGCATATAAAAGATACTCCGGTGACTGTAGGTGGTAACAGGCAAAACGAGTCCCTATATGTTCCGTGCATTGCTAGAATAGGAAAAGTTGAATTTCATAATGCTGACATTCAGTTTTTCTGAATCTGGACGCCGACATGCGAGAGATCAGTCTGGACCGATTGCGCACTCTGCTCGCCATTACCGACCGTGGCTCGTTTGCCGATGCGGCGCGCGCGTTGAATCTGGCGCCGCCAACGGTCAGCCTTCACATCGCTGAGCTCGAAGAGCGTATTGGGGCGCCACTCCTGTCGCGCAAACGTGGACAGGTCAGGCCGTCGGCGATAGGAGAGGTTTTGGTGGAGCGAGCCCGTCGCCTGCTCGCCGACGCGGAGCAGGCGTTGGACGACATTCAACGCCAGGTGCAGGGGCTCGAAGGGCGCGTGCGGGTCGGGGCGTCGACGGGTGTGATTGCTTACCTGTTGCCGCAAGCGCTCGAGGTGCTGCGCCAGCACCATCCCGCTATCGACATTCAGGTTGCAGTGCTCACTTCGCACGAAACGCTGTCCCGTCTGGCGGACGGAACGCTGGATGTTGGACTGGTCGCGCTGCCTCAGCCCCCTGTGGCAGGACTCACGATAAAACCCTGGCGCCGCGACCCCGTGATGGCCTTTGTGCCAGCGCATTGGCGGTGTCCGGCCCGCGTCACGCCCGAATGGCTCGCCGCTCAACCTCTCATTCTCAACGACGCGACCACGCGTCTCTCGCGTCTGACCACCGAGTGGTTCGCGACCGGGGGACATCATCCTGCGCCGCGCATTCAGCTCAACTACAACGACGCGATCAAGAGTCTGGTAGCGGCAGGTTATGGCGCAGCGCTGCTGCCCCATGAAGCCACGACGCCCTTGCCCGACAGCCGCATTGTCATGCGGCCGCTGCGCCCGGCGTTGTGGCGTCGGCTCGGGATCGCACATCGTGCGGAGTACGTCGAGCGTTCGACGCAACACGTACTCGATGTGTTGTGGGATCTGCGATTAGCCTGACCGCATGCCACGATGAATGAATCGCGGGGTTGTCGATATTTGACTCACCGGATCGGCCTCGCAGGACGACCTCGCGTTGTCTGGGATCATGCGCTGCGTGCGGTGGTGGCTGCATCCCGGTGCGCAGTTCTTCTGGCTTCATCTCGCGAGCGTCAACAGATTGTTGCAGGATTCCGCGCTGCAAAGTGTGCAATTACACATTATTATTCGGTGGTCGGTTCCTCCTGTGGTCAGCATTCGTCAGAAGCAGGGGTTGAAACCATCTCACTTCGTTTCATCTTTTGGAGTTTGCTCATGAAGGTCAAAGGTTCGGTTGTATTTGTGACGGGCGCAAATCGTGGTCTAGGTTTGGCGTTCGCTCGCGAGGCAGTGGCACGTGGTGCGGCGAAGGTGTACGCCGGTATGCGTAACCCCGACAACTTCAACGAGCCGGGCATTATCCCCGTCAAGCTCGATGTCAACGATGTGGATTCGATTGCTGCGGCGGCCAGGGCTGCACCAGATGTCACGCTTCTCGTGAACAACGCGGGTATCGCGGAATTGACGCAGGAACACTTCACCGAGCATGAAGTCGAGCAGGCCCGTCGGTTCTTCGAGACGAACTACTTTGGCATGATCCGGGTGACGAACGCTTTCCATCACGCGCTAGTCGCAGGCAAGGGCGCCATCGTCAACATTCTTTCGGATGCGACCTGGAAGGTCGTTCCCGTCCTTTCGCCGTACTCGGCCACGAAGGCGGCAGCATGGAGCTACACGAATAACATTCGTGCGCTGCTCAGCGAAAAGAACGTTCAGGTGGTGGGGCTCCACGTCGGCTTTCTGGATACCGATCTCGCCAAAGATGTCGATCTGCCCAAGACCGACCCGAGGGACGTGGCGCGCCAGGCGTATGATGTCGTCGACGCAGGCGGGAGCGAAGTCCTCGCCGATGCGGGCACGCGCGCCATCAAGAGCACGCTTTCGGCAGAGGTTCCGGCTTACATCGATCCATCGGTAGTCTGAACGCTCCTGCCAGATCCGACAGCGCTGGCCCTATGATCAAAGAGCACACATGAAAAGGGTGAACCACCTTCCGATGCCGGCCGAGCCGGATGGTCCGGACGCGTGCTTCTGCCTGGCGGGGCGTCGCAGTGCGCGCTTCATCACGCGGATCTTTGAAGGACACCTGGGCGCTGTCGGTCTGACGTCTTCACAGTTCTCTATTCTCTCGATCCTCGAGCGCTACCCTGATATTACGGTGGTCGAGCTGGCGCGGAGGATGGAGATGGATCGCACGACTCTGGTACGGACCGTGCGCCCCTTGAAGGACGAAGGTTCCGTCGTCGAGGGGCGCGAAAAGCTGGGACGGGCGGTGACGCTTCACCTGAGCGCCGGCGGGGTGACGAGACTCGATGAAGGGCGCCCCCTCTGGGAGGCTGCACAGCGCGAGTTTGAGGAACGTGTGGGCAAACTCGAGGCCGCTCGCTTTCGCGAGTTGGCGTTGTCGGTGACGTCCCACCAGGACTAGTTTCCCTGTAGACGCTGGTCCAGACCTCGAGTCGATCAGGGAGAACAGCATCAGCCAGAGCTCGGCCAGTGATGGCCACGCATGTGACCGTTACGCGCTGAAGTCGGCTAGTCGGGAAACGTCGGGCCGTGTTGCGCTAGCTCGTCGCTTCGCTTCGAGAAGACCCCTCTTGAGTCGTTCTCGCGATGGTTGCATCGTATCGAGCGCCAACGCCGCCAAGTGCCACCGTCGCACGCTTCGCGTGTTCGAGCAGATTGATCAAAGCGGTCGTGATGGTCGATGCCATATCGAATCGTGCTTTCGGCCCTGACAGCGTAAGTGCGCCCACGAGTTCGCCGGTTGCCCCGAAAACCGGCACGGATACCGATGCCGTTTCAGGATCGCGCTCGCCGTGCGACACAGCCCATAAGCGCTCGCGCACCTCGTCCCAACGCGGATCGAGCGTGTCGGTGAAGGCCAGCAGCACCTTGCCGGAAGCCCCCTTGTCGATCGCAAAGTCTTCGCCGACACGAATCGATACGCGCACAGCGCGCGCAGGTTCGACACGAAACAGCACCATTCTGCGGTCGCCTTGCCGCACATACAGCGACGCCGTCTCGCCGAGCTCGCGGCTCAGTTGCTGAAGGATCGGTTCGATCACCGGACCCACCTGGAACGAGCGCTGATAGAGCGCCGCGAGCCGCAGCGGCTGCGGCCCGATTGCGTATTGCCCGTCGCCAAGCCGTCGTATGAATCCGCCATGCTCCAGCGCGCCCAGCAGTCGCAGCACCGTGCTCTTGTACAGATCCGTGCGACGGGACAGTTCGGCGAGCGACAGGCTGTCGTCGGTGGGGCCAAACGCGTTGAGAATCGCGAAGGCGCGATCGAGTACTGCGACGCCGCTGGACGCATCGCCCTGTGCGGCTGGGTCCGAAGGAAAGTCCTTATGCATCCCGGTGGACACTGCGTTTCCTTATCAGGGTAGGTATCGAGACGACTGTACCGTTCTGCTGTGTAGAACGCAAGCTCCCTAAAACCACTGAAATTCCGGGTTTACCCACCTTAAATTTGCCTTCTTTAGCTCCTATAGTTCCGTCTAACAGAACATCATTCTTTCAGATAGAACGTAATCCGTCAGGAGCTAACCTTGGATATATCCCCGACACCTGCCGTTCTCGTCAGCGAAGTCGGCCCGCGCGACGGGCTTCAGAGCATCAGGAGCGTCATGCCGACGGCTGCCAAATGCCGCTGGATTTCCGCGTTGGCCGCTGCGGGTCTGAAGGAGATCGAAGTCGGTTCGTTCGTTCCTGCCAGACTGCTTCCCCAGATGGCCGACGTTCGTGAAGTGGTCGCTCATGCGCTGACCATCCCCGGTCTTCACGTCGCGGTGCTTGCGCCGAATCTGCGCGGATCGCAGAGCGCCTTCGAAGCGGGCGTGCACAAGCTCACGCTGCCCGTCTCCGTGACCAACGCGCATTCGATGGCGAACATCCGCAAGACGACCGCGCAGATGATCGACGAAGTGCGCGAGATCGTTGCGTTGCGCGATGCGCGCTTTCCGGGCGTGCAGATCGAGGCGGGCGTCTCGGTTGCGTTCGGCTGCACGATCGCGGGCGCCGTCAGCGACGACCAGACCATGCGCATGTGTCTGGCGATGGCCGAATGCGGTGTCGATGAAATCGGTCTGTCCGACACGAGCGGCTACGCGAATCCCACGCAGGTCCGACGCCTGTTTCGTCGCTTGCAGGCCGAACTCGGCGACAAGGCGGGCGGCGCGCATTTCCACAACACGCGTGGTCAGGGACTCGCCAATGTCGTGGCCGCGCTCGATGCAGGCGTGACGACCATCGACGCAAGCCAGGCCGGTCTCGGCGGATGCCCGTACGCACCGGGCGCGACGGGCAACATCGTCACGGAAGACCTCGTGTTCCTGCTCGAAGCGATGGGCTACGACACGGGCATCGATATCGATGCGCTGGTCGCCGCGCGCGCGATTCTCACCGAGGCGTTACCGGGCGAAGCCCAATACGGACATGTGCAGGACGCCGGTCTGCCCAAAGGTTTCAGCTATGCCGACGGACGTGCGCCGAGCGCGCCGCAACCGGAAGGCTGTCTGCTGGGAGACGCGCAATGAGCGACACCCAATCGACTCAATCCCTGCCATACAGCGGCCTGCGCGTGATCGAAATGACGCATATGGTGATGGGACCGACATGCGGGATGGTGCTCGCAGACCTCGGCGCCGAAGTGATCAAGATCGAGCCGATTTCGGGCGACAGTACGCGCACCTTGCGCGGCTCGGGCGCAGGCTTTTTCGGCACGTTCAACCGGAACAAGAAAAGCCTCGCCGTCGATGTGAAAGACCCGCGCGGCATCGAGATCGTCCATAAGCTGCTGGCGAATGCCGACATCTTCAGCGAGAACTTCAAGAGCGGCTCGATGGACAAACTCGGGCTCGGCTATGGCGCGCTGTCGAAGCTCAATCCCCGCTTGATCTACGTCTCGCACAAGGGTTTTCTGCCCGGTCCCTACGACCACCGCACGGCGCTCGATGAAGTCGTGCAGATGATGGGCGGCCTTGCGTACATGACAGGCCCGGAAGGTCGGCCGCTGCGCGCGGGTACGAGCGTCAACGACATCATGGGCGGCATGTTCGGCGCGATCGGCGCGATGGCGGCACTCGCGCAGCGCGAGCGCACCGGGCGAGGGCAGGAAGTGCAAAGCGCGCTGTTCGAAAACAATGTGTTCCTCGTCGCGCAGCACATGATGCAGTACGCGGTGACGGGTCACGCAGCCGCGCCGATGCCGAACCGTATCTCCGCGTGGGCCGTCTACGACGTGTTTTCCGTCAGGGATGGCGAGCAGATTTTTCTGGCCGTCGTATCGGATACGCAATGGGCCCTGTTCTGCGAGGCATTCCGTCTCGATGACCTGAAAGCCGACGAGCGGATCGCCACCAACAACCAGCGTGTGCAAGCTCGCGACTGGCTGCTGCCGCGACTGCGTCAGCACATGGAAG
Protein-coding regions in this window:
- a CDS encoding MarR family winged helix-turn-helix transcriptional regulator, which codes for MKRVNHLPMPAEPDGPDACFCLAGRRSARFITRIFEGHLGAVGLTSSQFSILSILERYPDITVVELARRMEMDRTTLVRTVRPLKDEGSVVEGREKLGRAVTLHLSAGGVTRLDEGRPLWEAAQREFEERVGKLEAARFRELALSVTSHQD
- a CDS encoding GntR family transcriptional regulator, producing the protein MIVGGQLGSGERLVERDLADRFGVSRIPLREAIQQLEREGLVEIFRNRGAVVRTLTDSDVSEIYDLRTLLEGDAIYRSVKRMDEETLARAELVHRLLESATTKLRQGELNREFHELLYSQCGNERQRKAIRELRAQVERYERLQDTLLDETPSFQVEHEEILHACTQRNAREARSLTIAHLNSARKIVAQLIADN
- a CDS encoding SDR family oxidoreductase; translation: MKVKGSVVFVTGANRGLGLAFAREAVARGAAKVYAGMRNPDNFNEPGIIPVKLDVNDVDSIAAAARAAPDVTLLVNNAGIAELTQEHFTEHEVEQARRFFETNYFGMIRVTNAFHHALVAGKGAIVNILSDATWKVVPVLSPYSATKAAAWSYTNNIRALLSEKNVQVVGLHVGFLDTDLAKDVDLPKTDPRDVARQAYDVVDAGGSEVLADAGTRAIKSTLSAEVPAYIDPSVV
- a CDS encoding sigma-54-dependent transcriptional regulator; this translates as MGDDIRVLVVEDDENVRFGVEQAVALAGFPVSAFASAAQALAEVAPGAPLVIVSDVRMPGIDGLQLLDKVLAIDSQIPVVLISGHADISTAVSAMQVGAYDFIEKPFSSDHIAGRVARAVEKRRLTLEVQGLRAALDNWQGIEALVLGKSPAMAEVRKKILRLADTSVSVLITGETGTGKELIARSLHDFGGRRDKHFVALNCGGLPEQIFESELFGHEAGAFTGAIKKRVGKIEWAHGGTLFLDEIETMPIALQIKMLRVLQERTLERLGANESISVDCRVIAASKADLTALAADGRFRSDLLYRLNVAQIELPPLRERREDVPLLFEHFVLAAARRFGQPAPVVSASQVSELMTHAWPGNVRELQNVADRFVLGLTGDSLLAEGSNAAVKGGTLADQLAYFERMLIEDMLRRHHGNVADTSEALGMPKKTLYHKLRQLKIAARDAQGEEIDT
- a CDS encoding CaiB/BaiF CoA transferase family protein, producing the protein MSDTQSTQSLPYSGLRVIEMTHMVMGPTCGMVLADLGAEVIKIEPISGDSTRTLRGSGAGFFGTFNRNKKSLAVDVKDPRGIEIVHKLLANADIFSENFKSGSMDKLGLGYGALSKLNPRLIYVSHKGFLPGPYDHRTALDEVVQMMGGLAYMTGPEGRPLRAGTSVNDIMGGMFGAIGAMAALAQRERTGRGQEVQSALFENNVFLVAQHMMQYAVTGHAAAPMPNRISAWAVYDVFSVRDGEQIFLAVVSDTQWALFCEAFRLDDLKADERIATNNQRVQARDWLLPRLRQHMEAFSAAEISAIFERIGLPYAPITKPQDLFDDPHLLATGGLADVTLPPDASGAGKPVSTRTALLPLTLDGERLRVRAAPPALGQDTRALLSQLGYSDDELRQLVDAGVVGCQHREAGDASSPSANELASA
- a CDS encoding sensor histidine kinase, translating into MRLNVRVRIRGIPLWAWAAAGALYLGAAAAAVEFAWDRAIDALAQVGAHRLDLYAASLKSELGRFEMMPAIVARQDSVRALLRAGSRASPELLHDVNTYLEAVSDDAGSLAVDVIDLQGEVIAASNWNQSFSFVGTNVSYRPYFKDALVHGTGRFFGIGTNTGMPGLYFASAVRDAGKPIGAAAVKLSVDALEAAWRTPGEAAMVIDSNGVIVISTVPAWKFTAFRPITAQQQRDIQASRQYAGRNVDALPYRRVGEWNGTAWLGRFPDWRRAGHTTQFLVMSRTAPQAGDSITVLLDVATARRQQQIALAFVTGAFLIAGLYALYAAQRRRTIAEKLKAQDALRLANDRLEMTVAQRTAALVETNERMKQEIVERKRTEQRLRDSQQEVVHAGKLAVLGQMAAGLTHELNQPLVAIRTLCDNARTFFERNQPEQAVANLERVAKLVDSMAVLTGELKTFARKPDVERVAVSLSEAVAHARLIYEARIRDEGVQLDVKIPAGTTVWAESSQLQQVIVNLLGNALDAVRNEPKRVITIAAADPDARERVLFTIADSGPGIAPDVLAHLFEPFVTTKPRGHGLGLGLAISSRIVEGFGAKISAANLADSGADGGAQFTIEFAAATSQRVVHGR
- the argC gene encoding N-acetyl-gamma-glutamyl-phosphate reductase; the protein is MRSPVVFIDGDQGTTGLQIHQRLRNRTDLELLTLAADERKDSRRRTEAINACDIAILCLPDAAAREAVETIVNPAVRLIDASSAHRTQPDWTYGFPEMTPGQAERIANARRVTNPGCYPTGAIGLLHPLLQAGLIPDNYPISIHAVSGYSGRGRAGVEEYEGPDAANAPSYQVYGLELAHKHAPEIQLHAGLAQRPIFMPAYGAFRQGIVLTVPLALRLLAPGVDGATLHACLARHYAGATHVRVMPLEESRVLKHLDPQVLNGTNDMCLSVFSNIEHEHVLLSAVFDNLGKGASGAAVQNLNLMLMQQ
- a CDS encoding LysR family transcriptional regulator encodes the protein MREISLDRLRTLLAITDRGSFADAARALNLAPPTVSLHIAELEERIGAPLLSRKRGQVRPSAIGEVLVERARRLLADAEQALDDIQRQVQGLEGRVRVGASTGVIAYLLPQALEVLRQHHPAIDIQVAVLTSHETLSRLADGTLDVGLVALPQPPVAGLTIKPWRRDPVMAFVPAHWRCPARVTPEWLAAQPLILNDATTRLSRLTTEWFATGGHHPAPRIQLNYNDAIKSLVAAGYGAALLPHEATTPLPDSRIVMRPLRPALWRRLGIAHRAEYVERSTQHVLDVLWDLRLA
- a CDS encoding IclR family transcriptional regulator, giving the protein MHKDFPSDPAAQGDASSGVAVLDRAFAILNAFGPTDDSLSLAELSRRTDLYKSTVLRLLGALEHGGFIRRLGDGQYAIGPQPLRLAALYQRSFQVGPVIEPILQQLSRELGETASLYVRQGDRRMVLFRVEPARAVRVSIRVGEDFAIDKGASGKVLLAFTDTLDPRWDEVRERLWAVSHGERDPETASVSVPVFGATGELVGALTLSGPKARFDMASTITTALINLLEHAKRATVALGGVGARYDATIARTTQEGSSRSEATS
- a CDS encoding hydroxymethylglutaryl-CoA lyase, which translates into the protein MPTAAKCRWISALAAAGLKEIEVGSFVPARLLPQMADVREVVAHALTIPGLHVAVLAPNLRGSQSAFEAGVHKLTLPVSVTNAHSMANIRKTTAQMIDEVREIVALRDARFPGVQIEAGVSVAFGCTIAGAVSDDQTMRMCLAMAECGVDEIGLSDTSGYANPTQVRRLFRRLQAELGDKAGGAHFHNTRGQGLANVVAALDAGVTTIDASQAGLGGCPYAPGATGNIVTEDLVFLLEAMGYDTGIDIDALVAARAILTEALPGEAQYGHVQDAGLPKGFSYADGRAPSAPQPEGCLLGDAQ
- a CDS encoding OsmC family protein, whose product is MAYGEHQYNVAVQWLGNQGTGTSGYREYGREHVIRAGAKPELAGSADAAFRGDATRWNPEDLLLASVSACHQLWYLHLCADAGVRVLAYLDEAQGTMLDSPDRGRFTEVVLRPRVVIRSGDDRELAAKLHHEAHEKCYVANSVNFPVRCEPTIEYSDI